One window from the genome of Choloepus didactylus isolate mChoDid1 chromosome 2, mChoDid1.pri, whole genome shotgun sequence encodes:
- the ATP6V1G3 gene encoding V-type proton ATPase subunit G 3 — MASQSQGIHQLLQAEKRANNKLEEAKKRKGKRIKQAKEEAMAEIDQYRMLREKEFRLKQSKTMGSQSNLSEEIEEQTLGKIQELNGSYHKYMESVMKQLLSMVCDMKPEIHVNYRANM, encoded by the exons ATGGCCAGCCAGTCTCAGGGGATCCATCAGCTCCTTCAGGCAGAAAAAAGGGCCAATAACAAGCTAGAGGAAGCCAAAAAGA GAAAAGGGAAGCGAATAAAACAAGCTAAGGAAGAAGCTATGGCAGAAATTGACCAGTATAgaatgctgagagagaaggaaTTTAGGCTGAAACAATCTAAG ACAATGGGCTCTCAGAGTAATCTCTCAGAGGAAATAGAAGAACAAACACTAGGGAAGATACAAGAACTAAATGGAAGTTACCACAAGTACATGGAAAGCGTGATGAAACAGCTTCTGAGCATGGTCTGTGACATGAAACCAGAAATTCATGTGAATTACAGAGCCAACATGTAA